DNA from Candidatus Methylacidiphilales bacterium:
GGTTGTGGGGTGGTAGAATTGGCTTGTTTGGGATTGGTGCCTGCGATGTATTCTTGCATGTTGCTGAATCCGTCGTTGTCGGGGTCTCCATTGGCTCCGTGTGCTGGGTTACCCGCAGCACCGGTCTTGAAATTGTATGTGCCGTTGTCGAGAGGATCGAGGGCTTGGTTTACTTCCCAGCCATCTGGCAGGCCATCACCATCGGTATCGCTTCGGAGGGGGTCGGTCTCTTTGATGAGGATTTTGGGCCAGCCAGCGGATTGTTGGGAGCCGTTGCCGGCTGGGCTGTAGTGGGCGAAGAGAGCGGAATAGTTTATGCCGCGAGAGGTGGCTCCGCCGTGGCGGTAGTTGGCCCCGGCGACATGGTTGGGGCCGTTTGTGGTTTCTGATAGGAGGATTTCTTTTTGGGTGTTGTTTGAGTAGAGGAGGAATAGGTCGGTGCGACCGTTTAGGTTATCGTCTTCGCCGTATCCATCGACGAGGCCATCGTTGTCGGTGTCGGATTTATTGGGGGAAGTTTCAATCCATGTTTCGCTGATGTCGATGATGTTGTTGGGCCAAGCGATGCGGGTGCTGACGGCTTGGTTGGGGAGGAGCGCGGTGCCGTCGCCGTCCGTCCAGCCGTTGCGGTTGGCGTCTTCGAGGCCATCGATGAGGCCGTCTCCATCGGAGTCGGGGTTGTTGGGATCGAGCATTCTGCCTTGGATGAGGTTGGTGCGTGAGGCGTTGGCGTTGTAACCGGGGATGGAGCTGTTGTCTGTGGTGTTGTAGAATGGAGGATCTTGGCAGGAGATGAAGTTTTTGTAGCCGTCGGCATCGGTGTCGGCGTTTATGTCGGTGGCTGCGCCTGGGGTGCGCCAGCCAATTTCAAGTCCATCGGGAAGGTTGTCTCCGTCTGAGTCGGGGCTGAGGGGATTGGTGCGGCCGTAGGCAAAGTGGATGTGGACGTCGCCGTTGGTCCAGGTGTTGGAACTGGTGGTGGGTAAAGCTTTGGGGGTGGACTCATCAGCATCGTAGATGCCGTCGTCGTCATCGTCGAGGTCGTTGGGATTGGCGATGACGAGTTCTCTGAAGACTACTGGGACGGAGCGGAAGATGGAGCCCTCTGCAGTGGTGGTGTTGCCATCGGTGTCGGCTTCGACGGTGAAGGAGTAGTTGCCGGGGGAGTTGATGTTGGACCAGAGGTATGTCCATAGTTTTTTCGTGCCGCTGAGGGTGGGAGGGCCTTGTGAAGTCAAGGTGCCGATAAATTGGCCGGGTGTGGGGATGATGTTGAGGGATTGGACTGTGGCATCGGATTCAATTTTAACGATGTATTGGCGCTCTTGTGGAGTGGGGTTGGATTTCTTGGGTAGGACGATTTGGAATGGGACGTTGTTGGCGCCGTAGTTGGGTGGGTCGATGACATCCACCATCGCTGCAACTGCTCCGATTGCGGCTTTAACGGCACGGTTGGCTTTGAGGGTGGAGAGGGGCGCTGGTCGGGCGTGGGTGACTTCGATTTGGTGGATGTATTGGGGGTCGCCGTTGTATAGGTTGGGTAGGGGGAATGCAAGCTCGTGGTAGTCGTTGGTGGCGTTGTAGATGATTGAGTATTGGGACTTTGGTTGACTGACGCCGTTGAGTTTGATATCGAAGCGGTCAATGAGTTGTGCTGTGGTGAGGCCGTTGGCCAGCGGTTTACTGAATTGGACTTTCATGACATAATTCTGGCCTACGGTATCTCCGTCGTTTTGTGGCCAGCGAACAAACATTTTGCTGGCATCGCCCTGGGTGTTAACGGTGCGGGTGAGGGTGGTGTAATGGCCAGCTACGTCTGAGAGGTTGTTGTTGGATGAGGATGAAATTTCTTTGAGTCTGACTTGGATAGTCGCTGTGCCGGACGAGGGGATGTTGATGTAGTCGAATCGCCATTCGTCAGGGAAGGTGGTGAATTTGTTGACGTAGGGGTTTGCTGTGCGACGGACGGCTTTGACCCAGGCGTTGTTGCCGTTATTGGATTGGGTAACGGAGTCATCGTTGTTGGGGTCACTATCTTGTATGCGATACCAGACTTCGGTGACGGTCTGATCGGTGCGGACAACGAATCCGTAGGAATTGCCTCCTATGGTGTCGCCATTGTTTGCGGGGAAGACGATTTGCCCCTGGGGGCGCTGGGTGTCGTAGTAGAAGGTCTGTGTGAAGGTGCGATATATGGGAGCGCGGTGGTCTCGCTTGAGGAAGGCGCGGGTTTGGATGAAGTTGAATCCTTCGGGTAGGCCTGTGAGTTGAACGCCGTAGTCGTTGTGTGGGCGATATTTTGCTGTGGTCGCGTTGAAGTTGGTGATATGGAAGACGGTTTCCATTTGTTTTTTGATGGCGATGTTTGATGCGCTGTTGGGGAATACGCTGGGTGCGTCGAGGTGAAGGGCACCGATTTTGTAACGCAGTTTAGTGCCAGCCGGTAGTGCCGGGATTGTGCCTTGCCACCATTCTGGAATGCCAGTGCCGTCATGTGCAGCATTCCGGTTTTTTGTTAGCTCGATAACTTGGGTAGTGCCTTTCCCCACGCCGGCAGAGCCTTCGGGGTAGGTTTGGCCATCGGTGGTGTAATAGAGGTAGACTTTTTGGATTTGGTTTTGGTAGCCGACTTTAGTCTCGATGATGATGGGTTGCCCTGCAGCACTTTGTGGGGGGGGAGAGAATTGTATGCCGTTGTTTTCGTTGCTCGCGATGGGGTCGTGGTAGTGCCATGCGCCGGCGCCGGCGTTGGGCCCGGAGCCGTTGTTGACGGTGAATCCCGCAGTGCCAATGATGCATTCGTAGGTCTCAGAGCCAGGGGAGCCTACACGGTTGCGGATGACGTTGCGTGCGGCGAATCGTTCGGCCGTTCGGCGGACGAACTGCATTTGCTCGAAGCCCATGAAGACTTCGTTTGAAAGGGCGGGTGGATTGTCGCGGAGTTCTTTGAGGGGGTTGTTGGGATCAGGTTTAGGGTCGCCAAGGGGAGGCATGTGTGAGTTGACGTCGACTCCGCCGTTAAGCTTTATGAGGATGTTTTCGGCAGAGCCGTCAGCGCGAGCGATGAAGGTAAGGTTGGTGCCGTTGGTGACTCGTGGGATGGTGAAGCTGTATTTGTAGTCACCTGGAGTGTCGTTGGGCACGCCACGCGGGTTGAAGTTAGGATCACCGTCTTTGCCGTCGAAGCGTTCGTAAGTGACAGTCGGTGTGGGTTGTCCGTTTTGGAGTATTGTGATGGGGTTGATTTGGCTATTGATGCCATCGTCCCATACTTGCGGCATTTCTGGTGATGCCCAAGAGAAGGCGAAGTATTTTCCCCCGTCGACAAATATGGGGTTTCCGCCGTCATCGAGGAGTGTGCCGTTGGACTGGACGTTGATAAAGAATGGGCCGCCGTGGTAGGAGTAGTTGCGGAGTCGTGAGCCAGGGGGGAAGGTTGTGGTGAGGGGGCGAGTTTGGCCGCCTGATCCGAGCCGAGCCATCATAAAGAGGAGCACAGTGCCATCCGCATCGCTCATGCTGGGATTGAAACGCTTATCGCGTCGTTCGAAAGCCGTGTAATTCTGGTCGCTCCAGCGGCCAATCTGATCGCCTCGGGCGAAGTCGCGGGCTATGGAAAGTGCGTTGGGTAGGTATTGTTGTCCGAATTGCCCTAGGAATGGGACGCCGGCCGGCTTGGGGAACCAGTCGGGGGGACCGGACTGGTTGTAGCCGTCTGTGTAAATGATCATGGGGCCATCGGTGAGGATGCCGTAGGTGAAAGCGAGTTCTCTGTGGCCACCCCAGAGGTAATTGTTATCGTGGCTCATGGGGTATTTCATGCCCGTTCCAACTCCTCCATACATTGCAAATCCTGGACTGTCGAGCCCACCGAGGTGGTGGCCAAGTTTGTAGTTAATCGAATTTAGGAAGTCATCATTTGCGATGCGCATCCCTGCATTCAAGTAGCCTGCGTAGCCGGGAGGCTCGCCGAGATGTTCCCCATAAAGAAACAGATCATCCCAGGGTTGTTTGTGATTGAAAACGGTATCGCGGTGATTGTTCCAGTCGCTAAATCCGCGGGTAAGATTAAATTGCTCCTGGGCTTGGCCGAGGTAACCCCAATTGCTCCAATCCTTGTCTGCACCTGTTTGTTTGCCGAAGAAATAGTCTGGCACATGTTTAACAGCGTCGAGACGAAATCCATCAGGATAGAAACGATCGATGAACCAACGAATTTTTCGATTTAGCATTGCATTTACATCTTCAGGAAATGGATTGCCCATGTTGTATCGACCGTCACCAGCTCCGTATATGAGGGTGTTGCGACCAGGGACGTTGGGGAAAACTCCTAGGTCTTGAAATGGTTCACAAGGCTCGCCTGAGTTGTGCTGTCCGTTATTATTGAGGTCGATGAAATCAAATTTGCCGTTGGATTCGCCAAAATCGTTTGTGCCAGCTACGCCATCGATCCCGACGTCTTGATAAGGCTCTTTGTTTCCGAAGGGATAGACCGTAATCGCTCCGCCTGGAGTATTAAAGACGAGCGGAAGATCGGTATCGGGGTAGTATTGAGAAAAGTCGTGAGAATTTGGGTCTGCGGGATTATTAGGGTGACGGATCCCTATGTATTTCGGAAAGGTGCTGCCTTCTGTAGGACCAAAGCTGGCGTTGGGATTTTCATGGGCAATATCACGACCAAATGGATTCCGATGTAGGAGCTGAAAGAGGTCATTTTTATGCCACTCAATCCCTGGCCAATCTCGGTAAAAACCATCCGGAGTCACACGCAAGTGGAAGTCCTCAGGCACAAACCCCGGCTGTGCATAGATGGAAGTATTCTCATCATAGCCCGGAGTAGGACCGCCGTTGTGGGCCATCACATTGTCAAAGTAAACTCGCAATCCAAAACGATGCGCAGTATTTACCAAATGCATAAGGTCGTCGTATGTGCCGTATCTTGTTTTTTCGGCGCCGCCAGGGTAGTTCCCACCTAGATTTAATCGATTGAATGTGCCAAAGCCGACGTCCCACTCGCTTGTCCCTTCAAATGGCGGTGGTAACCATAGAGCAGTGTAACCAAGCTCAGCCAACTCGGGGATGCGATGGGCAATGTCTCGCCAGCTTGTCCCAAAATGCTGCAAAATAATCTCTTGAGAATACACTCGTGCAAGATTCAGTGAATAGCATGCTATCGTCAGGAGAAACGTAATTTGTTTCAATTTCATAACACGTAATTATCACGAAAAGTCTTAGTGTCAAGATTAAATCAGGGAAAAGTGTATTTACAATGTAGCAACGCTATCCCCAAACAAAATATTGTTCCAGCTTAACGCACGTGCGCACCACCAACACTCCCATTTCTTTTGAAAAAAAATCATGGCGAAGTGTTTTTTTTCTTGACTTTTTTGTAAATTTGATGCTACAATTACAATGATATCAATTAACGAAAATCAACCCCAGT
Protein-coding regions in this window:
- a CDS encoding alpha-amylase family glycosyl hydrolase gives rise to the protein MKLKQITFLLTIACYSLNLARVYSQEIILQHFGTSWRDIAHRIPELAELGYTALWLPPPFEGTSEWDVGFGTFNRLNLGGNYPGGAEKTRYGTYDDLMHLVNTAHRFGLRVYFDNVMAHNGGPTPGYDENTSIYAQPGFVPEDFHLRVTPDGFYRDWPGIEWHKNDLFQLLHRNPFGRDIAHENPNASFGPTEGSTFPKYIGIRHPNNPADPNSHDFSQYYPDTDLPLVFNTPGGAITVYPFGNKEPYQDVGIDGVAGTNDFGESNGKFDFIDLNNNGQHNSGEPCEPFQDLGVFPNVPGRNTLIYGAGDGRYNMGNPFPEDVNAMLNRKIRWFIDRFYPDGFRLDAVKHVPDYFFGKQTGADKDWSNWGYLGQAQEQFNLTRGFSDWNNHRDTVFNHKQPWDDLFLYGEHLGEPPGYAGYLNAGMRIANDDFLNSINYKLGHHLGGLDSPGFAMYGGVGTGMKYPMSHDNNYLWGGHRELAFTYGILTDGPMIIYTDGYNQSGPPDWFPKPAGVPFLGQFGQQYLPNALSIARDFARGDQIGRWSDQNYTAFERRDKRFNPSMSDADGTVLLFMMARLGSGGQTRPLTTTFPPGSRLRNYSYHGGPFFINVQSNGTLLDDGGNPIFVDGGKYFAFSWASPEMPQVWDDGINSQINPITILQNGQPTPTVTYERFDGKDGDPNFNPRGVPNDTPGDYKYSFTIPRVTNGTNLTFIARADGSAENILIKLNGGVDVNSHMPPLGDPKPDPNNPLKELRDNPPALSNEVFMGFEQMQFVRRTAERFAARNVIRNRVGSPGSETYECIIGTAGFTVNNGSGPNAGAGAWHYHDPIASNENNGIQFSPPPQSAAGQPIIIETKVGYQNQIQKVYLYYTTDGQTYPEGSAGVGKGTTQVIELTKNRNAAHDGTGIPEWWQGTIPALPAGTKLRYKIGALHLDAPSVFPNSASNIAIKKQMETVFHITNFNATTAKYRPHNDYGVQLTGLPEGFNFIQTRAFLKRDHRAPIYRTFTQTFYYDTQRPQGQIVFPANNGDTIGGNSYGFVVRTDQTVTEVWYRIQDSDPNNDDSVTQSNNGNNAWVKAVRRTANPYVNKFTTFPDEWRFDYINIPSSGTATIQVRLKEISSSSNNNLSDVAGHYTTLTRTVNTQGDASKMFVRWPQNDGDTVGQNYVMKVQFSKPLANGLTTAQLIDRFDIKLNGVSQPKSQYSIIYNATNDYHELAFPLPNLYNGDPQYIHQIEVTHARPAPLSTLKANRAVKAAIGAVAAMVDVIDPPNYGANNVPFQIVLPKKSNPTPQERQYIVKIESDATVQSLNIIPTPGQFIGTLTSQGPPTLSGTKKLWTYLWSNINSPGNYSFTVEADTDGNTTTAEGSIFRSVPVVFRELVIANPNDLDDDDDGIYDADESTPKALPTTSSNTWTNGDVHIHFAYGRTNPLSPDSDGDNLPDGLEIGWRTPGAATDINADTDADGYKNFISCQDPPFYNTTDNSSIPGYNANASRTNLIQGRMLDPNNPDSDGDGLIDGLEDANRNGWTDGDGTALLPNQAVSTRIAWPNNIIDISETWIETSPNKSDTDNDGLVDGYGEDDNLNGRTDLFLLYSNNTQKEILLSETTNGPNHVAGANYRHGGATSRGINYSALFAHYSPAGNGSQQSAGWPKILIKETDPLRSDTDGDGLPDGWEVNQALDPLDNGTYNFKTGAAGNPAHGANGDPDNDGFSNMQEYIAGTNPKQANSTTPQPPSGQIVIGPLPPNQQTTVGSVTVAGEFTDWKYDDLIALDPYDGAGNNTQGGDTYLFYDGYDSSRDLVAFYARDGGASGNGGDDQFYFRVDLHDLKPNAEQGFLDIYVLINIGNAGPSGNGEVALPDQLDGLSEMKWNVAVAAYGQNLGRVYVDTNPLNNTNGYQNPLDPPFGVQGRDQNHATGFKKIYYNHELDAVEFSISRQALLDAGWLGNFNQLRFQVFTTKDGTQNNPPGPGDIVGPDIADSIRTDWIANDYRGKGQQHTDYTRGVELSGPNAKLTQWIGIQADNDRGRRVKVMPLIHGNQTIRPASQIHNLINNGAGGGYHRLLDVHEAYNAKLTLHITPTLAAALQWAKVNPQSNKPWLDGPSFNQRIKNLKNSGLISIPATTFSDHILPYFHNAYNQDNLSLANEFLTAIYGAPSNKVFYTPERVVNPDVISKILALGYTHAFIDQMLHITRWYGRNSAVSNDGYRINKINGLHFFIINDQASSYRFLNTDNGSHTLLRELFNRKARNWQQDQVVILHTHWEDFDNANNANAYDRTIRWMASRPWIELVTADQIANNQIDLSVPPNGTGDPFGTVDRPNNPNLPLVSSDYLHYATQENYNNWYNGQPAREEGLLNKVFNIRPGVPLPKAFGIISTSGIIKDAWDKLTAIINPDLKRLSRTTLHAATFVTAFHNQPNVDLTKFSTGDYVNSDTSYNTLAEFARIAHSQARFAAVYQRADTWLTSANNNAYNGIVQTASEDIDLDGEPEYLIMNSRLFLVFERIGGRLVLAITRDPVTGKAYQALGNFASNANSETEEEGATNATAYRTSGLKDWWATPANTSQYVNNYYSVASATGGTGWQFTSSDNRITKNITLAADSTEALVTYNLSNINQLYVRFGLSPHTYNLYIHGQNHLGNLVNTGLSVGLLNTLPNNNVYSYVRHTGPGLNASYVSGASDTAPAVTDTVPMRNQPQIHQVEITGTAPSFTLAFGFQAGSTITLDSDGDGLPDAWEAQYNLDPNNPSGLQGASGDPDGDGLTNIEEFILGLNPSSAHDAAHPIITITHGSGGSMDISFPTLPGRQYRVEFTNSLHSPWAPASNWMNGTGSQMTWNDNGTTTGSLPTTVPRRFYRLQVQLQ